The following is a genomic window from Sinorhizobium fredii NGR234.
CAGCCGGACCGTCGAAAGGATCTCCTCGATGCGGGCCTTGTCCTCGCCCGCCAGGCGATAGAACAGCGTCGCGAAGACGCCGCGGCGGCGGTTCAGCGCCAATTCGAGATTGTCCCAGACCGTATGGCTCTCGAAGACGGTCGGTTTCTGGAATTTGCGGCCGATGCCGAGCTGGGCGATCTCCGCCTCGTCCTTCCGGGTCAGGTCGATGTCGCCCTTGAAGAAGACTTCTCCCGCGTCCGGCCGCGTCTTGCCGGTGATGATGTCCATCATCGTCGTCTTGCCGGCGCCGTTCGGGCCGATAATGGCCCGCAGTTCCCCCGGCTCGACGATGAAGGAGAGCGAGTTCAACGCCTTGAAGCCGTCGAAGGAAACGGAGACGCCGTCGAGATAGAGCAGGCTTTTCGGTTTCTTCTCGGTCATGGCGATCACTCCGCAGCCAAGGGTTCGGCGTCAGCCAAGCCGGTCTCGTTCTCGGGTCGGCTGACGGCGCGATAGGCGCGGCGCCGGGAGAGATAGTGCTGAGCCGTGCCGACCACCCCCTTTGGCAGGAACAGCGTGACGAGCACGAAGAGCCCGCCGAGCGCGAAAAGCCAGAATTCCGGGAAGGCGGCGGTGAAGATGCTTTTCCCGCCGTTGACGAGGATCGCGCCGATGATCGGGCCGATCAGCGTGCCGCGGCCGCCGACCGCCGTCCAGATGACCACTTCGATCGAGTTGCCGGGCTCGAACTCGCCTGGATTGATGATGCCGACCTGCGGCACGTAGAGCGCGCCGGCGACACCCGCCATCATCGCCGAGACGGTGAAGGCGAAGAGCTTCATGTGCTCGACACGGTAGCCGAGGAAACGGGTGCGGCTTTCGGCGTCGCGCAGCGCCACCAGCACCTTGCCGAATTTCGAGCGGACGATGCCCGAGGTGATGACGAGCGAGACGGCGAGCGCCAGCGCGGAAGCGGCAAAGAGCGCGGCGCGGGTGGCGTCGGCCTGGATGTTGAAGCCGAGGATATCCTTGAAGTCGGTCAGCCCGTTGTTGCCGCCGAAACCCATGTCGTTGCGGAAGAAGGCAAGCAGCAGCGCATAGGTCATCGCCTGGGTGATGATCGACAGATAGACGCCGTTGACGCGCGAGCGGAAGGCGAACCAGCCGAAGACGAAGGCGATGAGGCCGGGCACCAGCACGACCATCAGCGCCGCGAACCAGAACATGTCGAAGCCGTACCAGAACCAGGGCAGTTCCTTCCAGTTGAGGAAGACCATGAAATCCGGCAGCAGGGGATTGCCGTAGGAGCCGCGCGCGCCGATCTGGCGCATCAGATACATGCCGATCGCATAGCCGCCGAGGGCGAAGAAGGCGGCGTGTCCGAGCGAGAGGATGCCGCAGAAGCCCCAGACGAGGTCGAGCGCCAGCGCTAAGAGCGCGTAGGTCAGGTACTTGCCGAACAGCGAGACCAGATAGGTCGGCACATGCAGCGGATGGTCCGGCGCGGTCAGGAGATTGAGGGCGGGAACGAGGACGGCAAGCGCCAGCAGGATCGCCACGGCGATGACGATGGTGCGGTCCAGCGATCTGATGAGGAAAGATGTGATCATGCTTCCACCGCCCGGCCCTTGAGTGCGAAGAGCCCGCGCGGCCGCTTCTGGATGAACAGGATGATCAGCACGAGCACGAGGATCTTGCCGAGCACGGCGCCGGCATAGGGCTCCAAAAACTTATTGAGGATGCCGAGCGAGAAGGCGCCGACGAGCGTGCCCCAGAGATTGCCGACGCCGCCGAAGACCACCACCATGAAGCTGTCGATGATGTAGCCCTGGCCGAGGTTCGGCGAGACGTTGTCGATCTGCGAGAGTGCCACGCCGGCCATGCCGGCAATGCCGGAGCCGAGCGCGAAGGTGAGCGCATCGACCCAGGGCGTGCGGATGCCCATGGAGGAGGCCATGCGGCGGTTCTGGGTGACCGCCCGCATCTGCAGGCCCATCGGCGTCTTCTTGAGGAGAAAGAGCAGCGCGGCGAAGACGGCGAGCGCGAAAAGGACGATCCACAGGCGGTTCCAGGTGACCGTCAGGCCGCCGAGCTCGAAGGCGCCGGACATCCAGGACGGGTTGCCGACCTCGCGATTGGTGGGGCCGAAGATCGACCGCACCGATTGCTGCAGGATCAGCGAGATGCCCCAGGTGGCCAGCAGCGTTTCGAGCGGCCGGCCATAGAGGAAGCGGATGACGCCGCGTTCCATCGCCAGCCCCACCGCGCCGGTCACCAGAAAGGCGAGCGGCAGGGCAATCGCCAGGGACCAGTCGAAAAGCGCCGGATAGGAGTCGCGCACGACCTCCTGCACCAGGAAGGTCGTATAGGCGCCGAGCATCACCATCTCGCCATGCGCCATGTTGATGATGCCCATGACGCCGAAGGTAATCGCCAGGCCGATCGCCGCGAGCAGCAGCACCGAGCCGAGCGACAGGCCGTACCAGACATTCTGGCCGGCGGCCCACAGCGCCTCAGTCTGTTCGATGCCGGCGAGCGCCGCCTCGATGTCCGGCTTCAGGGTTTCGTCGGCCGAGTTCAGCGCCGTCGAGAGGATGGAGAGGGCCTCGCGGCCACCGTTTTGCTTGAGCAGCCGCACCGCCTCCCTCTTCTCGTCGACGGGCCGGTCGGAAATCAACAGCGTTGTGGCGCGCGCCCGCTCGAGCAGGGCGCTAACCTCGGCGTCCTTCTCGGCGGCGAGCGCATTCTCGATGGCGCCGAGCGCATCGGCGTTGGGGGATTGAAGCACGGAATGCGCCGCCTTCAGGCGCTGACCGCGGTCGGGGCTGAGCAGCGTCAGGCTGCCGAGCGCGGTGCGCACGGCGCGGCGCACGCCATTGTTGACCTTGATCTTCGCAAGCGCCGCCTTCGGCGCCTCGCCGGCGCTCTCGCCGGAGATCGGGTCGATGAGCGTCAGCGACGAACCGCTTTCCTTGGTCAGGAACACCTGGCCGTCCGCCTTGCGCGCATAGAGATCGCCTTCGCCGAGCGCTTCCAAGACGGGCACGACCTTGGGATCACCTGTCTTCGCCAGCGCGGCGATATGCTCGTCCATATCGGAAAGTTTCGCCTCGCCGAGCGCGTTGACCAGGTCGCGCAATCCCTCTTGCGCGCGAAGCCCGCCGGGGATCGCGGTGAAGAGGAGCAAGGCAACCAACAGGGTTTGAAAGATTCGGTACATTGGCTTCTCGCTTGGCATCAACGGCAAGTCCCCCGTCCGAATGGAGGCCGTCGGACGGAGGGTGTTTTCATGCTATCGGTTCGTCATGAAACTCGATGCCGGGGACGGGCCGCATCCGGCCCGTCAGCGAACAATTGTTTCGTCATGAAATCACGAACCCTTGCCGCCGCACTTGCCCGTGGCGACGTTGAAGTTGCCGCACGACATCGGAGCGCGCCAATCGGAGATCAGGTCCTTGGAGTCCGGCAGGTAATCCGACCATTCGTCGCCGACGACAAGACCGGGCGTTTCCCAGACGGTCTCGAACTGGCCGTCGCCCTGGATTTCGCCGATCAGCACCGGCTTGGTGATGTGATGGTTCGGCATCATCGTCGAATAGCCGC
Proteins encoded in this region:
- the urtD gene encoding urea ABC transporter ATP-binding protein UrtD; this translates as MTEKKPKSLLYLDGVSVSFDGFKALNSLSFIVEPGELRAIIGPNGAGKTTMMDIITGKTRPDAGEVFFKGDIDLTRKDEAEIAQLGIGRKFQKPTVFESHTVWDNLELALNRRRGVFATLFYRLAGEDKARIEEILSTVRLTARRDDLAANLSHGQKQWLEIGMLLAQEPELLLVDEPVAGMTDAETAETAVLLREIAKTRSVVVVEHDMGFIRDLGVKVTCLAEGSVLAEGSIDFVSNDPKVIENYLGR
- the urtC gene encoding urea ABC transporter permease subunit UrtC yields the protein MITSFLIRSLDRTIVIAVAILLALAVLVPALNLLTAPDHPLHVPTYLVSLFGKYLTYALLALALDLVWGFCGILSLGHAAFFALGGYAIGMYLMRQIGARGSYGNPLLPDFMVFLNWKELPWFWYGFDMFWFAALMVVLVPGLIAFVFGWFAFRSRVNGVYLSIITQAMTYALLLAFFRNDMGFGGNNGLTDFKDILGFNIQADATRAALFAASALALAVSLVITSGIVRSKFGKVLVALRDAESRTRFLGYRVEHMKLFAFTVSAMMAGVAGALYVPQVGIINPGEFEPGNSIEVVIWTAVGGRGTLIGPIIGAILVNGGKSIFTAAFPEFWLFALGGLFVLVTLFLPKGVVGTAQHYLSRRRAYRAVSRPENETGLADAEPLAAE
- the urtB gene encoding urea ABC transporter permease subunit UrtB produces the protein MYRIFQTLLVALLLFTAIPGGLRAQEGLRDLVNALGEAKLSDMDEHIAALAKTGDPKVVPVLEALGEGDLYARKADGQVFLTKESGSSLTLIDPISGESAGEAPKAALAKIKVNNGVRRAVRTALGSLTLLSPDRGQRLKAAHSVLQSPNADALGAIENALAAEKDAEVSALLERARATTLLISDRPVDEKREAVRLLKQNGGREALSILSTALNSADETLKPDIEAALAGIEQTEALWAAGQNVWYGLSLGSVLLLAAIGLAITFGVMGIINMAHGEMVMLGAYTTFLVQEVVRDSYPALFDWSLAIALPLAFLVTGAVGLAMERGVIRFLYGRPLETLLATWGISLILQQSVRSIFGPTNREVGNPSWMSGAFELGGLTVTWNRLWIVLFALAVFAALLFLLKKTPMGLQMRAVTQNRRMASSMGIRTPWVDALTFALGSGIAGMAGVALSQIDNVSPNLGQGYIIDSFMVVVFGGVGNLWGTLVGAFSLGILNKFLEPYAGAVLGKILVLVLIILFIQKRPRGLFALKGRAVEA